A genomic segment from Roseibium algicola encodes:
- the rsfS gene encoding ribosome silencing factor, producing the protein MSSPLQASVGKELAADLLDTVLTSLDDSKAEDAVTLDIAGKSSLADYMVIVSGRSHRHVGAIAEHLLKDLKSAGAGSATVEGLNICDWVLIDAGDVIVHIFRPEVRGFYNLEKMWAPEEDAAPHYIG; encoded by the coding sequence ATGTCCTCTCCTCTGCAGGCTTCCGTAGGTAAAGAACTTGCGGCAGACCTCCTCGATACGGTCCTCACCAGTCTTGACGACTCCAAAGCTGAGGACGCTGTTACCCTCGACATCGCAGGCAAGAGTTCACTGGCCGATTACATGGTAATCGTGTCCGGTCGTTCCCATCGTCACGTGGGCGCGATTGCCGAGCACTTGCTGAAAGACCTCAAATCGGCCGGCGCCGGATCGGCAACGGTTGAGGGTCTGAACATTTGCGATTGGGTGCTGATCGATGCGGGTGATGTGATCGTACACATCTTCCGTCCGGAGGTTCGCGGCTTCTACAATCTTGAGAAGATGTGGGCACCGGAAGAGGATGCGGCACCGCATTACATCGGCTGA
- the rlmH gene encoding 23S rRNA (pseudouridine(1915)-N(3))-methyltransferase RlmH produces MRFTLFCIGKMKAGADKELFDRYIDRARKTGRGLGVTEVILNEMPESRAQRADDRKAEEARGILAALNAGARLVVLDENGKNLTSPAFSQKLEAWKDEGVPDVVFAIGGADGHGQEVLSRADLKLALGAMTWPHQIARILLAEQVYRAMTIQSGHPYHRV; encoded by the coding sequence ATGCGCTTTACGCTCTTCTGCATTGGCAAAATGAAAGCCGGTGCGGACAAAGAACTTTTCGACCGATATATCGACCGCGCCCGCAAGACAGGCCGCGGTCTCGGCGTTACCGAAGTCATCCTCAACGAAATGCCGGAAAGCCGTGCGCAGCGCGCCGATGACCGCAAGGCGGAAGAAGCGCGGGGAATTCTTGCCGCGCTCAATGCCGGTGCGCGGCTGGTGGTGCTGGACGAGAACGGCAAGAACCTGACCAGCCCGGCCTTCAGTCAGAAACTGGAAGCCTGGAAGGATGAAGGTGTTCCCGACGTGGTCTTTGCCATTGGCGGAGCGGATGGTCACGGCCAGGAGGTTCTGAGCCGCGCCGATCTTAAACTCGCTCTTGGTGCCATGACCTGGCCGCATCAGATCGCCCGCATTCTTTTGGCGGAGCAGGTCTACCGCGCCATGACGATCCAGTCCGGTCACCCTTATCACCGTGTGTGA
- the fdhF gene encoding formate dehydrogenase subunit alpha, translated as MSQVTFSLDGRMVTAEDGETIWQVAKREGVAIPHLCHKDAPGYRSDGNCRACMVDIEGERVLAASCIRTPAEGMVVKTASERASKAREMVFELLAADQPSRDHHPDPESDFWKWSDHVGVSTSRFAPCAKPAQDISHPAIAVNLDACIACNLCERACREVQVNDVIGMADRGSHTVPVFDLADPMGLSTCVACGECVSACPTGALMEKSLLDASASKREIFAEETVDSVCPFCGVGCLTSVSVKDGKIVSVEGRDGPANENRLCVKGRFGFDYVSSRERLTKPLIRRDDAPKRGDIAMTLENHLDYFREATWDEALERAVGGLKAVYDAKGGRGIAGFGSAKGSNEEAYLFQKLIRQGFQTNNVDHCTRLCHASSVAALMEGIGSGAVTAPFNAAGDADCMIVIGARPEQNHPVAATYIKQAAKNGTKLIVMDPRGQGLMRFADYGLKFKPGTDVAMLNAILNVIITEGLYDSQYIAAHVDGFEALKEKIIDFTPEAMEPVCGIDAQTLREVARLYATSAKSIIFWGMGVSQHVHGTDNVRCLIAMALTTGQIGRPGTGLHPLRGQNNVQGASDAGLIPMVFPDYRSVENPDIRAEFEDAWGRTLDPARGLTVVEIMDDILDGGIEAMFVQGENPAMSDPDQAHARKALASLKHLVVQDIFLTETAWHADVILPASAHAEKLGTFTNTNRQVQIGRPCVPMPGEARADWQILIDIANRLGLNWTYDGVPAIYEEMRSHMNSLSNISWERLERDGTVTYPADAPDKPGNEILFGQSFPTADGRGRIVPTDLVPPDELPDDDFPLVLTTGRMLEHWHTGAMTRRAEVLNAIEPEPVVSMNPRDIERSGLDIGQQVRVETRRGAITLTLRADRDVSTGMLFIPFCFSEAPANFLTNPQLDPFGKIPEFKFCAARIGTVGQQQAAE; from the coding sequence ATGAGCCAGGTCACTTTCTCCCTCGACGGTCGGATGGTCACCGCGGAAGACGGCGAAACCATCTGGCAAGTTGCCAAGCGCGAAGGCGTCGCCATTCCGCATCTCTGCCACAAGGACGCACCGGGTTATCGCTCCGACGGCAATTGCCGTGCCTGTATGGTCGATATCGAGGGCGAGCGCGTGCTTGCCGCTTCCTGTATTCGCACCCCCGCCGAAGGCATGGTGGTGAAGACCGCCAGCGAACGTGCGTCCAAGGCACGCGAGATGGTGTTCGAACTTCTGGCTGCCGACCAGCCCTCGCGCGACCATCACCCTGACCCGGAAAGTGATTTCTGGAAATGGTCCGACCATGTCGGTGTCTCCACCAGCCGCTTTGCCCCATGCGCCAAACCGGCCCAGGACATTTCCCATCCGGCCATCGCAGTCAATCTGGACGCCTGCATCGCGTGCAATCTGTGCGAGCGAGCCTGCCGGGAAGTGCAGGTCAACGACGTTATCGGCATGGCGGATCGCGGTTCGCACACGGTGCCGGTGTTCGATCTGGCAGACCCGATGGGTCTTTCCACCTGCGTTGCCTGCGGCGAATGCGTGTCGGCCTGTCCGACCGGGGCCCTGATGGAAAAGAGCCTTCTGGATGCCAGCGCCAGCAAGCGCGAGATCTTTGCCGAAGAAACCGTCGACAGCGTCTGTCCTTTCTGTGGTGTGGGCTGCCTGACGTCTGTCTCGGTGAAGGACGGCAAGATCGTCAGCGTCGAGGGCCGCGACGGCCCGGCCAACGAGAACCGGCTCTGCGTCAAGGGCCGCTTCGGCTTCGATTATGTTTCCAGCCGCGAGCGCCTGACCAAGCCGCTGATCCGCCGGGACGATGCACCCAAGCGTGGCGACATTGCCATGACGCTGGAAAACCATCTCGACTATTTCCGTGAGGCAACCTGGGACGAAGCGCTCGAGCGAGCCGTTGGTGGTCTTAAAGCGGTTTATGACGCCAAGGGCGGCCGTGGCATCGCGGGCTTCGGCTCGGCCAAGGGCTCCAACGAAGAGGCTTATCTCTTCCAGAAGCTGATCCGCCAGGGTTTCCAGACCAACAATGTCGACCACTGCACGCGTCTCTGCCACGCTTCTTCTGTGGCTGCGCTCATGGAGGGCATCGGTTCGGGTGCAGTGACAGCCCCGTTCAATGCAGCCGGCGATGCAGACTGCATGATCGTGATCGGCGCTCGTCCGGAACAGAACCACCCGGTTGCCGCGACCTATATCAAGCAGGCGGCCAAGAACGGTACAAAGCTGATCGTCATGGACCCGCGCGGCCAGGGACTGATGCGCTTTGCCGACTACGGCTTGAAGTTCAAGCCGGGAACCGATGTGGCGATGTTGAACGCGATCCTCAACGTCATCATCACCGAAGGCCTCTACGACAGCCAGTATATCGCCGCTCACGTGGACGGCTTCGAGGCACTGAAGGAAAAGATCATCGATTTCACGCCGGAAGCGATGGAGCCGGTCTGCGGCATCGACGCACAAACCCTGCGGGAAGTCGCAAGGCTTTACGCCACCAGTGCCAAGTCGATAATCTTCTGGGGTATGGGCGTTTCGCAGCATGTCCACGGCACCGACAACGTCCGCTGCCTGATCGCCATGGCGCTGACAACCGGCCAGATAGGCCGCCCGGGCACCGGCCTGCATCCTCTACGCGGTCAGAACAACGTGCAAGGGGCATCCGACGCCGGGCTCATTCCGATGGTGTTCCCGGACTATCGTTCAGTTGAAAATCCGGATATCCGCGCCGAATTCGAAGACGCCTGGGGCCGCACGCTCGACCCCGCGCGCGGTTTGACCGTGGTGGAGATCATGGACGATATCCTGGATGGTGGCATCGAGGCGATGTTCGTTCAGGGTGAAAACCCGGCCATGTCCGATCCGGACCAGGCCCATGCCCGCAAGGCACTCGCCAGTCTGAAACATCTTGTGGTTCAGGATATCTTCCTGACAGAAACCGCCTGGCATGCGGACGTGATCCTGCCTGCCTCCGCCCATGCGGAAAAGCTCGGCACGTTCACGAACACCAACCGCCAGGTTCAGATCGGCCGTCCTTGCGTGCCGATGCCCGGTGAGGCACGCGCCGACTGGCAGATCCTCATCGATATCGCCAACCGCCTGGGCCTGAACTGGACCTATGACGGCGTTCCGGCGATCTATGAGGAAATGCGGTCGCACATGAACTCGCTGAGTAACATTTCCTGGGAAAGGCTGGAGCGCGACGGCACGGTCACCTATCCGGCGGATGCCCCGGACAAGCCTGGCAACGAGATCCTGTTCGGCCAGTCCTTCCCGACGGCAGATGGCCGCGGGCGCATCGTACCGACGGATCTGGTGCCGCCGGATGAACTTCCCGACGATGATTTCCCGTTGGTGCTGACCACGGGGCGCATGCTGGAGCATTGGCACACCGGTGCCATGACGCGGCGTGCGGAAGTGCTCAATGCCATCGAACCGGAGCCAGTCGTTTCCATGAACCCGCGCGATATCGAGCGCTCGGGTCTGGACATCGGCCAGCAGGTGAGGGTGGAAACACGGCGCGGCGCAATCACATTGACCCTGCGCGCAGACCGGGACGTGTCGACAGGCATGCTCTTCATCCCGTTCTGCTTCAGCGAAGCCCCGGCCAACTTCCTGACCAACCCGCAGCTGGACCCCTTTGGCAAGATCCCGGAGTTCAAGTTCTGTGCAGCGCGGATCGGAACGGTCGGACAGCAGCAGGCGGCAGAGTGA
- a CDS encoding murein hydrolase activator EnvC family protein, with protein sequence MTAARSELERRKKFRPLLSGLTAALLVLPLPAGSTESVDETTTQEQAAPPAEVTAALERKKQREEELAALSRDIEVSTDRQATIAREIRALDRDRDTLNAKIISTSDTIKGLEGELTDTERRLRALGENEDAVRLSLIARRDVLAEVLAALQRIGRRPPPALAVRPSDALSAVRSAILLNAVMPELKVETEALAADLEELHRLKTVIAEEKNRLRGDAMRLAEEKSRLELLLSAKRQEHQRSVQDLQEEKERAAELADKAGSLQELIATLEVEIESAREAAEKSRQAALEARKNPSRSYDPFADPGRLAPAISFQEAKGKLPQPVAGTLLKDYGQEDDFGGVTEGQSIATRPGSNITSPADGWVVYSGPFRSFGQLLILNTGDGYHVLLAGMDRIDAELGQFVLTGEPVGVMGATQWASASTFGLGSTQPILYVEFRKDGRAIDPTPWWARTEEEKARG encoded by the coding sequence ATGACAGCGGCGCGTTCGGAACTCGAGAGACGGAAGAAATTCCGCCCGCTCTTGAGTGGCCTGACTGCGGCCTTGCTCGTTCTGCCCCTGCCAGCCGGATCGACGGAAAGTGTCGACGAGACCACCACCCAGGAACAGGCGGCTCCGCCTGCTGAGGTGACTGCTGCACTGGAACGCAAGAAACAACGCGAAGAGGAACTTGCCGCGCTGTCGCGTGATATCGAGGTATCGACGGACCGGCAGGCGACCATCGCACGCGAAATCCGCGCACTTGATCGCGACCGGGACACGTTGAATGCCAAGATCATCAGCACGTCCGACACGATCAAGGGCCTGGAAGGCGAACTGACCGATACCGAGCGGCGGCTGCGCGCGCTGGGGGAGAACGAGGATGCGGTGCGCTTGTCGCTGATTGCTCGCCGTGACGTGCTGGCAGAAGTTCTGGCTGCCCTGCAGCGAATCGGAAGGCGTCCGCCACCGGCGCTTGCCGTGCGCCCGAGCGACGCGCTGTCGGCTGTGCGCAGTGCGATTCTCCTGAACGCGGTCATGCCGGAGTTGAAGGTGGAAACCGAGGCACTGGCAGCAGATCTTGAGGAATTGCACCGTCTGAAGACGGTGATTGCTGAGGAAAAAAACCGCCTGCGCGGCGACGCGATGCGATTGGCTGAGGAAAAGTCCCGGCTGGAGCTTCTTCTGAGCGCGAAAAGGCAGGAACATCAAAGATCGGTACAGGACCTTCAGGAAGAGAAGGAACGTGCAGCGGAACTTGCGGACAAGGCGGGATCTCTCCAAGAATTGATCGCGACCCTGGAAGTGGAAATCGAGAGCGCCCGGGAGGCGGCGGAAAAGTCGCGCCAGGCAGCACTCGAGGCCAGGAAAAATCCGTCGCGCTCGTATGATCCCTTTGCGGATCCTGGGCGCCTGGCACCGGCCATTTCGTTCCAGGAGGCCAAGGGCAAGCTGCCTCAGCCTGTTGCCGGTACGCTTTTGAAGGACTATGGCCAGGAAGACGATTTCGGCGGTGTGACGGAGGGTCAATCTATCGCCACACGGCCTGGGTCCAATATTACGTCACCTGCCGACGGATGGGTGGTCTACTCCGGACCGTTTCGTTCGTTCGGACAGCTCTTGATCCTGAATACCGGCGACGGCTACCATGTGTTGCTGGCCGGAATGGACCGGATCGATGCGGAGTTGGGGCAATTTGTTTTGACCGGGGAACCGGTCGGAGTGATGGGCGCAACCCAGTGGGCAAGCGCTTCGACGTTCGGTTTGGGCTCGACCCAGCCGATCCTTTATGTTGAATTCCGGAAAGACGGTCGTGCGATCGATCCCACACCCTGGTGGGCACGCACTGAAGAAGAAAAGGCTCGCGGATGA
- a CDS encoding GNAT family N-acetyltransferase, with product MIPALETERLILRPMTMSDWPAYEALMASDRSQYMGGPLSRFAAWGLFCHDIAQWQLMGHGALMMEARGSGEVFGQVGINHGPLFPEHELGWFVYEHAEGRGYAFEAARAFRDWARQDRSLPSLVSYMDQENTRSARLAERLGAHLDVDAARPDPKDIVYRHY from the coding sequence GTGATACCGGCACTTGAGACCGAAAGACTGATCCTGCGGCCGATGACCATGTCGGACTGGCCGGCGTACGAGGCTTTGATGGCCTCGGACCGATCCCAGTATATGGGAGGCCCGCTTTCGCGGTTTGCAGCCTGGGGCCTGTTCTGCCACGACATTGCGCAATGGCAGTTGATGGGGCATGGGGCCCTCATGATGGAAGCACGTGGCTCCGGCGAGGTCTTCGGTCAGGTCGGTATCAATCATGGTCCGCTTTTTCCGGAACATGAACTCGGCTGGTTCGTCTATGAGCATGCGGAGGGCAGGGGCTACGCTTTCGAGGCGGCCAGGGCCTTTCGTGACTGGGCACGGCAGGACCGCAGCCTACCGTCGCTCGTCAGCTATATGGATCAGGAAAACACCCGCTCGGCGCGCCTTGCCGAACGGCTTGGAGCGCATCTCGATGTCGATGCTGCGCGCCCGGACCCCAAGGATATTGTCTACAGACATTACTGA
- a CDS encoding NAD(P)H-dependent oxidoreductase subunit E produces MSFGKGLSRKPSQPKGRQLEDAALDEVRNLLGDEPRRRDLLIEHLHKIQDAFGCLEARHLRALADEMRLSQAEVYEVASFYHHFDIVREGDAKPAPLTIRVCDSVACALKGADALAAALEAGVDPTKVRIQKVPCIGRCAGAPAVQVGKRAIDNASEVSVRAALFEGISDPVVPDYIKLDAYREAGGYKLLERVRAGELDAAAIADKALEAGLRGLGGAGFPTGTKWKIVHDLPAPKYLTINGDEGEPGTFKDRVHLERDPHRMLEGALIAAHAISAARIYLYMRDEYPAVLRILKTEIEALREAGIITTIDIELRRGAGAYICGEESAMIESIEGKRGLPRHRPPYIAQVGLFGRPTLNHNIETLFWIRDIVEKGSEWFASHGRRGHKGYRSFSVSGRVRDPGVKMAPAGITMNELLAEYCGGMEEGHVFKGYLPGGASGGILPASLADEPLDFGTLDKYGCFIGSHAIVVFSDQDDMRDVALNLMRFFKHESCGQCTPCRSGTEKMEHLLAAGDWDKTKITDLDEVMRSASICGLGQAASNPVTSVLKFFPEEFEK; encoded by the coding sequence ATGTCTTTCGGCAAGGGGCTTTCACGCAAGCCGTCCCAGCCAAAAGGGCGTCAGTTGGAAGATGCGGCCCTGGACGAAGTCCGGAATTTGCTGGGTGATGAGCCGCGCCGGCGCGACCTGCTCATTGAACATCTGCACAAGATCCAGGACGCATTTGGCTGTCTTGAGGCTCGGCACCTGCGCGCGTTGGCCGACGAGATGCGCCTGTCGCAGGCCGAGGTCTATGAGGTCGCGAGCTTTTACCACCATTTCGACATCGTACGGGAAGGGGATGCAAAGCCTGCACCTCTGACCATTCGTGTTTGCGACAGCGTTGCCTGCGCGCTCAAGGGGGCGGACGCTCTGGCTGCTGCGCTTGAAGCCGGGGTTGATCCGACAAAAGTCCGCATCCAGAAAGTTCCGTGCATCGGTCGCTGTGCCGGTGCCCCGGCCGTGCAGGTCGGCAAGCGGGCCATCGACAACGCGAGCGAAGTGTCCGTACGCGCTGCCTTGTTCGAAGGAATTTCCGATCCGGTGGTTCCCGATTACATCAAGCTGGATGCCTACCGCGAAGCTGGTGGTTACAAGTTGCTGGAGCGCGTGCGCGCAGGTGAACTGGATGCAGCGGCAATTGCGGACAAGGCGCTGGAAGCAGGCCTTCGCGGCCTGGGCGGTGCAGGCTTCCCGACCGGCACGAAATGGAAGATCGTCCACGACCTGCCGGCCCCGAAATACCTCACCATCAATGGCGATGAAGGCGAACCTGGCACGTTCAAGGACCGCGTTCACCTGGAACGCGACCCGCACCGGATGCTCGAGGGCGCGCTGATCGCCGCCCATGCGATTTCCGCCGCGCGCATCTATCTCTATATGCGCGATGAATACCCGGCGGTACTCCGGATCCTGAAGACTGAAATTGAGGCCCTGCGCGAAGCGGGCATCATCACGACCATCGACATCGAACTGCGCCGCGGGGCGGGAGCCTATATCTGCGGCGAGGAAAGCGCGATGATCGAATCGATCGAAGGCAAGCGCGGCCTGCCGCGCCACCGCCCACCGTACATTGCCCAGGTCGGCCTGTTCGGTCGGCCGACGCTCAATCACAACATAGAAACCCTGTTCTGGATCAGGGATATCGTCGAGAAGGGTTCGGAGTGGTTCGCCAGCCACGGCCGCCGTGGTCACAAGGGCTACCGCTCCTTCTCGGTTTCCGGCCGTGTGAGGGACCCTGGCGTCAAGATGGCCCCGGCGGGGATCACCATGAACGAACTTCTGGCAGAATACTGCGGTGGCATGGAAGAGGGGCACGTCTTCAAGGGCTACCTGCCCGGTGGTGCCTCCGGGGGCATCCTGCCCGCATCTCTTGCCGACGAGCCGCTGGATTTCGGTACGCTCGACAAATACGGCTGTTTCATCGGCAGCCACGCCATCGTCGTTTTCTCCGATCAGGATGACATGCGCGATGTGGCATTGAACCTGATGCGCTTCTTCAAGCACGAGAGTTGCGGTCAGTGCACGCCCTGCCGCTCCGGAACGGAGAAGATGGAACATCTGCTGGCAGCAGGCGATTGGGACAAGACGAAGATCACGGATCTCGATGAAGTCATGCGATCGGCATCCATTTGCGGTCTTGGGCAGGCAGCCAGCAATCCGGTCACGTCGGTGCTGAAATTTTTCCCGGAGGAGTTCGAGAAATGA
- a CDS encoding S41 family peptidase — protein MIRKASLLLVGALMGAAAITTLSQMPINVSVAANAAATDTYRQLNLFGDVFERVRSDYVEVPDDAQLIESAINGMLTSLDPHSSYMSPKSFRDMQVQTRGEFGGLGIEVTMEEGLVKVVSPIDDTPAAKAGVLAGDYITYIDGEQVQGLTLNEAVEKMRGPVKTDIVVTVRRKGRAEPFDITITRDIIRIRSVRWREEDDVGYVRVTQFNEQTFDGLKEGIEEMTANIGEDKLKGFVIDLRNNPGGLLDQAIAVSDAFLDRGEIVSTRGREADETQRYNARAGDLTTGKPVIVLVNGGSASASEIVAGALQDHRRATILGTRSFGKGSVQTIIPLGANGAIRLTTARYYTPSGTSIQAKGIVPDIESLQDLPDDLVGRVDTKGEAGLRGHLEASEGEEESGSQAYVPSDPKDDTQLNLALDLLRGNQVNSAFPPVSDSAAVKN, from the coding sequence ATGATACGGAAAGCTTCCTTGCTGCTTGTGGGTGCTCTCATGGGAGCAGCAGCAATCACGACACTGTCCCAGATGCCGATCAATGTCTCGGTAGCGGCCAATGCGGCGGCAACGGATACGTACCGGCAGCTTAACCTGTTTGGCGACGTGTTCGAACGCGTGCGGTCAGACTACGTGGAAGTCCCTGATGACGCCCAGCTCATCGAGAGCGCCATCAACGGCATGTTGACCTCCCTCGACCCGCACTCCAGCTACATGTCTCCGAAGAGCTTCCGGGACATGCAGGTGCAGACCCGCGGCGAATTCGGTGGTCTCGGCATTGAAGTCACCATGGAAGAAGGCCTCGTGAAGGTCGTGTCGCCGATCGACGATACGCCTGCCGCCAAGGCCGGCGTTCTGGCCGGTGACTACATCACCTACATCGACGGCGAACAGGTCCAGGGACTGACCCTCAACGAAGCGGTCGAAAAGATGCGCGGTCCGGTCAAGACGGACATAGTGGTGACGGTGCGCCGCAAGGGCCGCGCCGAGCCGTTCGACATCACCATCACCCGCGACATCATCCGCATCCGTTCGGTTCGCTGGCGGGAAGAGGATGACGTCGGATATGTTCGCGTCACCCAGTTCAACGAACAGACCTTCGATGGCCTGAAGGAAGGCATCGAGGAAATGACTGCGAACATCGGTGAAGACAAGCTCAAGGGCTTCGTCATCGACCTGCGCAACAACCCGGGTGGTCTGCTGGATCAGGCAATAGCCGTTTCCGACGCCTTCCTGGACCGTGGCGAGATTGTTTCGACACGTGGCCGTGAAGCCGACGAAACCCAGCGCTACAACGCACGGGCTGGCGACCTGACAACCGGCAAGCCGGTAATCGTGCTGGTCAACGGCGGTTCCGCCTCCGCTTCGGAAATCGTTGCAGGTGCGCTGCAGGATCATCGCCGGGCAACCATCCTCGGCACACGGTCCTTCGGCAAGGGCTCGGTTCAGACGATCATCCCGCTTGGTGCCAACGGTGCCATCCGCCTGACCACGGCTCGCTACTACACCCCGTCTGGCACATCGATCCAGGCCAAGGGCATCGTGCCGGACATTGAGTCCCTGCAGGATCTGCCGGACGATCTGGTCGGCCGTGTCGATACCAAGGGCGAAGCCGGTCTTCGTGGCCACCTGGAAGCTTCCGAAGGTGAGGAAGAATCCGGTAGCCAGGCCTATGTGCCGTCCGATCCGAAGGACGACACCCAGCTGAACCTGGCACTCGACCTTCTGCGCGGCAATCAGGTGAACAGCGCCTTCCCGCCGGTCTCCGACAGCGCGGCTGTCAAAAACTAA
- a CDS encoding divergent polysaccharide deacetylase family protein translates to MSSEDLTAPLGMGKRRLVRLPFGLIGVGILSVILTSTLVWITVVDDPLGGEPVAVLPLDAIVEGVTSQDIEVVEIRPGINGDLGPNLRPESSKDLLGPRYDMVMRPDGLGPEAPVTGLSINPDSRVSERSDFGFLPKVSDAGIRPLDAYSRPIVREFTSIPKIAVIVTGLGLSETGTQNAITRLPADTTFALAPYGEDLDLWMQQARTKGHELLLQLPLEPFDFPDNDPGPHTLLVSLRPNEMMDRLGFLLTRATNYVGVIPEMGARFTATKPSMEFLLEKLKARGLMFADNGTSSRSIADDVSKEMRVPFSGVDVVLDEVPREDDINAKLLQLESVARARGVAVATASALPVTVRQLEKWVQDLEERGLQLVPVSATIDR, encoded by the coding sequence ATGTCGAGCGAAGATCTCACAGCTCCTTTAGGCATGGGCAAGCGGCGGCTGGTCAGGCTGCCGTTCGGTCTTATCGGGGTCGGTATTCTGAGCGTGATCCTCACTTCTACGCTCGTCTGGATCACTGTCGTCGACGACCCGCTTGGCGGAGAACCCGTTGCCGTTCTGCCGCTCGACGCCATTGTCGAAGGCGTGACCTCCCAGGACATCGAAGTGGTCGAGATCCGCCCGGGCATCAACGGTGACCTGGGCCCGAACCTGCGTCCGGAAAGCAGCAAGGATCTGCTTGGCCCGCGCTACGACATGGTCATGCGACCGGACGGACTGGGCCCGGAAGCTCCGGTAACCGGCCTGTCGATCAATCCGGACAGCCGTGTCAGCGAACGGTCCGATTTCGGGTTCCTGCCGAAGGTCAGCGATGCTGGTATCCGTCCGCTGGATGCCTATTCCCGGCCGATCGTTCGCGAGTTCACCTCGATCCCAAAAATTGCCGTCATCGTGACCGGGCTCGGCCTGAGTGAAACCGGTACCCAGAACGCCATTACCCGGCTGCCGGCCGATACGACCTTTGCGCTTGCCCCTTATGGTGAAGACCTGGACCTGTGGATGCAGCAGGCCCGGACCAAGGGCCATGAACTGCTGCTGCAATTGCCGCTGGAGCCGTTCGATTTTCCCGACAATGACCCGGGCCCGCACACGCTGCTGGTCAGCCTGCGCCCCAATGAAATGATGGATCGGCTTGGGTTCCTGCTCACGCGGGCGACCAACTATGTCGGCGTCATTCCTGAAATGGGCGCGCGTTTCACGGCGACGAAACCCTCCATGGAGTTCCTTCTGGAAAAACTGAAGGCGCGTGGCCTGATGTTCGCCGACAACGGCACATCTTCCCGGTCCATCGCCGATGATGTCTCCAAGGAAATGCGCGTTCCCTTCAGTGGGGTGGACGTGGTGCTGGACGAAGTCCCGCGTGAAGACGACATTAACGCCAAGCTGCTGCAGCTGGAAAGCGTCGCCCGTGCCCGCGGTGTCGCGGTGGCGACCGCATCCGCATTGCCTGTGACCGTGCGCCAGCTGGAAAAGTGGGTGCAGGATCTTGAAGAGCGCGGTCTCCAGCTGGTCCCCGTCAGCGCGACCATCGATCGATAA
- a CDS encoding RNA pyrophosphohydrolase, which produces MTKLALGPGFPEPVDGLPYRPCVGIMLINKAGKVWIGSRDDGGSSSNYEYCWQMPQGGIDKGEAPEPAARRELYEETSIKSVSLLEEAPEWFAYDYPEDVVRASRKGKYRGQAQRWIAYRFDGSEDEIDILTPPDGHTAEFSEWRWEDADRLPGLIVPFKRPVYERVVAAFSHLTS; this is translated from the coding sequence GTGACGAAGCTGGCACTCGGACCGGGATTTCCGGAACCTGTCGACGGTCTTCCCTATCGGCCCTGCGTCGGTATCATGCTGATCAACAAGGCGGGCAAGGTCTGGATCGGCAGCCGCGATGATGGAGGCAGTTCCTCCAACTACGAATATTGCTGGCAGATGCCGCAAGGCGGGATCGACAAGGGCGAAGCCCCCGAGCCGGCTGCCCGGCGCGAGCTCTACGAGGAAACCTCGATCAAGTCCGTTTCCCTTCTGGAAGAAGCCCCGGAGTGGTTCGCCTACGACTATCCAGAAGACGTCGTCCGCGCATCGCGCAAGGGCAAGTATCGCGGTCAGGCTCAGCGCTGGATCGCCTACCGCTTCGACGGATCGGAAGACGAAATCGATATCCTCACGCCCCCGGACGGCCACACCGCGGAATTCAGCGAGTGGCGCTGGGAAGATGCCGACCGGCTGCCCGGTTTGATCGTGCCGTTCAAGCGCCCAGTCTATGAGCGCGTGGTTGCCGCGTTTTCACATCTGACCTCGTAA